The stretch of DNA tatatattaattttttgttctgAGAGAAAAGAATAGAAAggagttgttaaaaaaatataattgtgttgctattttatatgtaaaatattatgGACACTTTATTTGGTTTAGCACATCTACTCAACAACagtgatgtattttatttgtctgttaaaattattttgtttttattatataatattttaattattttaaatattttttatttattaaattaataatattttatttttattattattttttattttttagataagaGGAAAGATAAGAGAgagttgttaataaaataaaattatgttgctATTTTATGTACAAAATAGTAGAGACGCGTTGTTTGATTTGGCACATCTAGGTAATCGCactaaatttgatgtatttttttctatatttaatgtattttatttgattgtattaataaaaaaaattatttatattattatttatttattaaattagcaattatttaattattaaaataaaaaaattaacttcttACATCGTGACATCTTCAGAATGCGACCTCCTGTTATGCAAGAAAAGAAATAATCCATCAATTTATCACATCTCGATATTTCTGAAGATGCAAacaaaaaaataggaaaaattaataattttttttgagaatgggttatttttgttaactttttttaaaaaaaggtatttaaataaaaaaaatctagaatTGTAATTGGAGCTTTAAGAATCTTTGTtagaaattgtttttaaaattacaatttttctaaataagcttaaaaagaataatattttatagaaataaaaaaaaattataattatacatatacaatttattaatacactcaaaaaaCACTGCGTCAATAATTTCTTTATTAACACacttttttgttaatatgaaaaaataatattattaacacacacataattatgtaattaatattaaaataaatacataaactaattgtctttttttaaaattagattagtaaaactatttaaattattaataaatttaatattaaatttaattttttagattttttgtgatttaactaaaattctatccataaaaaatttaatagtgCTTTGGTgtttctatttttatcaattaataaattgattttatatattaaaatttgattaattttttaactaaaaaataataatgtaatatattttaaataaaatgttatattatGTGATAAcgtcaaataattattattataaaattgaaataaaactctcttaaaatttcaatttaaacttatttaattatttatttttatttttatttatataaaataaatagtttatccattttttaaatatatcgaGTAGGGACCCAAGGCGCATGGGCACAACGAGCCTACCGCGAGAGAATTGATTATATTATCGGAGATGATTCATTAATTAAACATGGAAATAAATTGTATACAACTTACAATTCTCCACGTCACTACATCTCCCAAGCCTTCCCAGTTCGCCACGTCATCAGCCAAACTCTCGAAAACTAACTCCGACacgaaaacaaaaaataaaccaCGAACTATCGGAGCAAACTTTCCCATTCCCCAAACTACCCCCACACCTCCCCAAATTCACCACACAACCACCAAATTTATTAACCCATTTCGTCTCCTTCCGACGCATCGCACTCACAAATAATCTTCGTCAAACCACACACAACCCCACCCGCCGCGTCACcacttctctctctctctctctctctctctctctctcaacaATGGCGACAGGGATGCTGAAAAGAGCTATCTACAGGTTCTCAACTACTTCCCCAGCATCGAGGCTAACCCTCCTCCGAGCTCACGCATCCGAAGCCCAAGCCCAGCAAGTTGAACCCAAAGCCCGTGATACCACCTCCCTGAAAAAATTCCAAATCTACCGATGGAACCCGGACAGCCCCACAAAGCCAGAGCTAAAGGAATACGAGATCAACCTAAAGGAGTGTGGGCCCATGGTCCTCGATGCTCTAATCAAGATCAAGAACGACATCGATCCAAGCCTAACGTTTCGTCGCTCTTGCCGCGAAGGAATCTGCGGTTCATGCGCGATGAACATCGACGGCTGTAACGGACTCGCTTGTTTGACGAAAATACCATCGGAGGGTTCGGATACAACGATAACTCCACTTCCTCATATGTTTGTGATAAAGGATCTTGTGGTTGATATGACGAATTTTTATAATCAGTATAAGAGTATTGAGCCGTGGTTGAAGAGGAAGAATCCACCTTCCGAACCTGGGAAGGAGATTCTTCAGAGTAAGAAGGATCGTGCTAAGCTTGATGGGATGTATGAGTGTATACTGTGTGCTTGCTGCAGCACATCATGCCCTAGTTATTGGTGGAATCCTGAGTCTTATCTTGGTCCCGCTGCTTTGCTTCATGCTAACAGGTAACGCCTCGTTTTTTA from Cicer arietinum cultivar CDC Frontier isolate Library 1 chromosome 3, Cicar.CDCFrontier_v2.0, whole genome shotgun sequence encodes:
- the LOC101492705 gene encoding succinate dehydrogenase [ubiquinone] iron-sulfur subunit 2, mitochondrial-like; protein product: MATGMLKRAIYRFSTTSPASRLTLLRAHASEAQAQQVEPKARDTTSLKKFQIYRWNPDSPTKPELKEYEINLKECGPMVLDALIKIKNDIDPSLTFRRSCREGICGSCAMNIDGCNGLACLTKIPSEGSDTTITPLPHMFVIKDLVVDMTNFYNQYKSIEPWLKRKNPPSEPGKEILQSKKDRAKLDGMYECILCACCSTSCPSYWWNPESYLGPAALLHANRWISDSRDEYTKERLEAVNDEFKLYRCHTILNCARACPKGLNPGKQIAHIKSLQPKA